A genomic window from Motilibacter aurantiacus includes:
- a CDS encoding glycerophosphodiester phosphodiesterase, producing MRLRSARALALTAAVPLLAVAPLTGSAPATADSAVVLRADFDDNVMPAGWRPIEGIWAVRDGRLHGTSASSSQQARITFGEHLSDYRVEATVRFETVQNTGRWSAVALDMPADGSRPWWIATMRTGSTASNGLEFAQMTTAGAWNVTNTAAAPAAAGTGKDVRVAVEVHGSRAAWFFNGTKVMSTSALQRSAAGVLGLVLNGAQASYDDIVVTKLDPEPVIVPDDPGALPAVIAHRGDSYNAPENTLAAFESAIRNGADWVEIDVQTTRDGVPVVMHDNTVDRTTAGTGDISTLTAAQVAQLEAGSWFSAAAYPGQKVPTLTDVLDQMRGRASKLLLEVKGPETQAEVERVVAAIKSRGQTSEVLLQSFDVNVLRHARAADPDLRLGLLRSSLDADPVALSKELGLTAYNPSWDALKSRPGIVASLHEAGIAVMVWTVDDTTSWEQLRVLGVDGIITNKAGQLAGWQDRFTQALAGKPTVQVLAPAAGAQLTRGDTLTLAVAEQDAETLSITLDGTPVQEGRAIDVDTLALGAHTVSVTAAGEGGVTTTTAQFSVVPTAEGLASLLATPQEVKPSLRRRMLDDIDKQDWAQLVDDAESHAGRGVPGPLAALLAADARALLAAGR from the coding sequence GTGCGTCTACGTTCCGCCCGAGCCCTCGCCCTGACGGCAGCCGTCCCGCTGCTCGCCGTCGCCCCGCTGACCGGCTCCGCGCCCGCGACGGCGGACAGCGCCGTCGTGCTGCGCGCCGACTTCGACGACAACGTGATGCCCGCGGGCTGGCGCCCCATCGAGGGCATCTGGGCCGTGCGTGACGGCCGCCTGCACGGCACGAGCGCGAGCTCGAGCCAGCAGGCCCGCATCACGTTCGGCGAGCACCTCAGCGACTACCGCGTCGAGGCGACGGTCCGCTTCGAGACCGTGCAGAACACCGGGCGCTGGAGCGCCGTGGCGCTCGACATGCCGGCCGACGGCAGCCGGCCGTGGTGGATCGCCACCATGCGCACGGGAAGCACGGCGAGCAACGGGCTCGAGTTCGCGCAGATGACGACGGCCGGCGCGTGGAACGTCACGAACACCGCCGCGGCCCCGGCGGCGGCCGGCACCGGCAAGGACGTGCGCGTGGCCGTCGAGGTTCACGGCAGCCGCGCGGCGTGGTTCTTCAACGGCACGAAGGTCATGTCCACGAGCGCGCTGCAGCGGTCGGCTGCCGGCGTGCTCGGCCTGGTCCTGAACGGCGCGCAGGCGAGCTACGACGACATCGTCGTGACGAAGCTCGACCCGGAGCCCGTCATCGTCCCCGACGACCCCGGCGCGCTGCCGGCGGTCATCGCCCACCGCGGCGACTCCTACAACGCCCCGGAGAACACCCTGGCCGCGTTCGAGTCGGCCATCCGCAACGGCGCCGACTGGGTCGAGATCGACGTGCAGACGACACGCGACGGGGTCCCGGTCGTCATGCACGACAACACGGTCGACCGCACCACGGCGGGCACCGGCGACATCAGCACGCTGACGGCCGCTCAGGTCGCCCAGCTGGAGGCGGGCAGCTGGTTCTCCGCCGCGGCGTACCCGGGCCAGAAGGTCCCGACGCTCACCGACGTGCTCGACCAGATGCGGGGCCGTGCGAGCAAGCTGCTCCTCGAGGTGAAGGGCCCGGAGACCCAGGCCGAGGTCGAGCGCGTCGTCGCCGCCATCAAGTCCCGCGGGCAGACGAGCGAGGTGCTGCTGCAGAGCTTCGACGTCAACGTGCTGCGGCACGCCCGGGCCGCCGACCCCGACCTGCGGCTCGGCCTGCTCCGCTCCTCGCTCGACGCCGACCCGGTCGCGCTGTCGAAGGAGCTGGGGCTGACCGCGTACAACCCCTCCTGGGACGCGCTGAAGTCGCGCCCCGGCATCGTCGCGAGCCTGCACGAGGCGGGCATCGCGGTCATGGTCTGGACGGTCGACGACACCACGTCGTGGGAGCAGCTGCGGGTGCTCGGGGTCGACGGCATCATCACCAACAAGGCGGGACAGCTCGCCGGCTGGCAGGACCGCTTCACCCAGGCGCTCGCGGGCAAGCCGACGGTGCAGGTGCTGGCCCCCGCGGCGGGCGCGCAGCTGACGCGCGGTGACACGCTCACCCTCGCCGTCGCCGAGCAGGACGCCGAGACGCTGTCGATCACGCTCGACGGCACCCCGGTCCAGGAGGGCCGGGCGATCGACGTCGACACGCTCGCCCTCGGCGCCCACACCGTCTCGGTGACCGCGGCCGGCGAGGGCGGCGTGACCACGACGACGGCGCAGTTCAGCGTCGTCCCGACCGCCGAGGGGCTCGCGTCGCTGCTCGCGACGCCGCAGGAGGTCAAGCCCTCGCTGCGCCGCCGCATGCTCGACGACATCGACAAGCAGGACTGGGCCCAGCTCGTCGACGACGCCGAGTCGCACGCCGGCCGTGGAGTTCCGGGGCCGCTGGCCGCGCTGCTCGCCGCGGACGCGCGGGCGCTGCTCGCCGCCGGCCGCTGA
- a CDS encoding potassium channel family protein — MPPRSGWYARTRHFRGIRLPGSPPTNPILAILLRFGLALALVCVNWLIVILERGSYTDNVDGDVSVIDALYYTTVTLSTTGYGDITPVTESARLINALAVTPMRLLFVIVLVGTTISALTARSREEFRLARWRSRVKSHVLVLGYGTKGRNAVRALLLQGQPRDRIVVVDADIRAVEAAVDHGLVAVAGPATNEATLHEALIERASTVIVALGRDDSAILATLTARRANPAVRVVAAARQSENAELLEQSGASSVIVTSETTGRLLGLAADSPAAVAVVEDLVAFGTGLDLVDREVAPDEVGRQLHEVSTPVLAVVRAGRVLHYNDPTAGPLQAGDRLVCACA, encoded by the coding sequence GTGCCCCCCCGCTCGGGCTGGTATGCCCGCACGCGCCACTTCCGCGGCATCCGGCTGCCCGGCAGCCCGCCGACCAACCCGATCCTCGCCATCCTGCTGCGGTTCGGGCTGGCGCTCGCGCTGGTCTGCGTCAACTGGCTGATCGTCATCCTCGAGCGCGGCAGCTACACCGACAACGTGGACGGCGACGTGTCGGTCATCGACGCGCTCTACTACACGACCGTCACGCTCTCGACCACGGGATACGGCGACATCACCCCGGTCACCGAGAGCGCGCGGCTCATCAACGCCCTCGCCGTCACCCCGATGCGGCTGCTCTTCGTCATCGTGCTCGTCGGCACCACGATCTCGGCGCTCACCGCGCGCTCGCGCGAGGAGTTCCGGCTGGCCCGGTGGAGGTCCCGCGTGAAGTCCCACGTCCTGGTGCTCGGCTACGGCACGAAGGGCCGCAACGCCGTCCGGGCGCTCCTGCTGCAGGGCCAGCCGCGCGACCGCATCGTCGTCGTCGACGCCGACATCCGCGCGGTCGAGGCCGCCGTCGACCACGGCCTGGTCGCCGTCGCCGGGCCCGCGACCAACGAGGCGACGCTGCACGAGGCGCTCATCGAGCGCGCCTCGACCGTCATCGTCGCGCTCGGGCGTGACGACTCGGCCATCCTCGCCACGCTCACCGCGCGCCGGGCCAACCCGGCCGTACGCGTCGTCGCCGCCGCGCGCCAGTCCGAGAACGCCGAGCTGCTCGAGCAGAGCGGGGCCAGCTCCGTGATCGTCACGTCGGAGACCACCGGCCGGCTGCTCGGCCTGGCCGCCGACAGCCCGGCCGCGGTCGCCGTGGTCGAGGACCTCGTCGCGTTCGGCACCGGGCTCGACCTGGTCGACCGGGAGGTCGCGCCGGACGAGGTCGGCCGGCAGCTGCACGAGGTGTCCACGCCCGTCCTCGCGGTGGTGCGGGCAGGGCGGGTGCTCCACTACAACGACCCGACGGCCGGGCCCCTTCAGGCCGGGGACCGGCTCGTCTGCGCGTGCGCGTGA
- a CDS encoding GNAT family N-acetyltransferase, with protein MSSRSGVRLRAVASGDVPTLDDWDRDPEHTGEWGDFGLPPRSHADLLSRDGAERGYGFLVVEVDGCIAGSVSWHAVPYGPNPQSRAWNVGISLHPPFRGRGAGSRAQRLLADMLFATTDACRVEASTDVRNLPEQRALEKAGFTREGVLRGAQFRRGRWHDLVSYARLRHDP; from the coding sequence GTGAGCTCGCGCAGCGGCGTCCGGCTGCGGGCGGTGGCGTCCGGCGACGTCCCCACGCTGGACGACTGGGACCGCGACCCGGAGCACACGGGGGAGTGGGGGGACTTCGGGCTCCCCCCGCGGTCCCACGCGGACCTGTTGAGCCGCGACGGCGCGGAGCGCGGCTACGGGTTCCTCGTCGTCGAGGTCGACGGGTGCATCGCGGGGTCCGTGAGCTGGCACGCCGTGCCGTACGGCCCGAACCCGCAGTCGCGCGCCTGGAACGTCGGGATCTCGCTGCACCCGCCGTTCCGCGGGCGCGGTGCGGGCAGCCGGGCGCAGCGCCTGCTCGCCGACATGCTCTTCGCGACGACCGACGCCTGCCGGGTGGAGGCGTCCACCGACGTGCGCAACCTGCCCGAGCAGCGGGCGCTGGAGAAGGCCGGGTTCACCCGGGAGGGGGTCCTGCGTGGAGCGCAGTTCCGACGGGGCCGGTGGCACGACCTCGTGTCGTACGCCCGGCTGCGCCATGACCCCTGA
- the deoC gene encoding deoxyribose-phosphate aldolase, with translation METVTSSGTATEGTLRRFLHGLPGVDQVGAEARAATLASRSVKAEAKRQLIDLAISCIDLTTLEGADTPGKVRGLCAKGKRPDPADESCPKVAAICIYGDLVPVAVEELRGSGINVAAVATAFPSGRASLQVKLQDTRDAVAAGADEIDMVIDRGAFLSGRYAQVLDEVRQVKAACGSAHLKVILETGELATLDNVRRASWLAMLGGADFIKTSTGKISPAATLPVALVMLEAVRDFHAATGRRIGFKPAGGIRTAKDAVKHFVLVHETCGDDWLDPGYYRLGASSLLNDLLLQRQRMATGRYSGRDYVTVD, from the coding sequence CTGGAGACGGTGACCTCGAGCGGTACGGCGACCGAGGGCACGCTGCGCAGGTTCCTGCACGGGCTGCCCGGCGTGGACCAGGTCGGCGCCGAGGCGCGGGCCGCGACGCTGGCCTCCCGCTCGGTCAAGGCCGAGGCGAAGCGGCAGCTGATCGACCTGGCGATCTCCTGCATCGACCTGACCACGCTCGAGGGCGCGGACACCCCCGGCAAGGTCCGCGGGCTCTGCGCGAAGGGCAAGCGGCCCGACCCCGCGGACGAGTCCTGCCCGAAGGTCGCCGCGATCTGCATCTACGGGGACCTGGTGCCGGTCGCGGTCGAGGAGCTGCGCGGCAGCGGTATCAACGTCGCCGCGGTGGCGACCGCGTTCCCCAGCGGCCGGGCGTCCCTGCAGGTCAAGCTGCAGGACACCCGCGACGCCGTCGCCGCCGGCGCCGACGAGATCGACATGGTCATCGACCGCGGGGCCTTCCTCTCCGGCCGCTACGCGCAGGTGCTCGACGAGGTCCGCCAGGTGAAGGCCGCGTGCGGCAGCGCGCACCTGAAGGTCATCCTCGAGACCGGTGAGCTGGCCACCCTCGACAACGTGCGCCGCGCGTCCTGGCTGGCGATGCTCGGCGGCGCGGACTTCATCAAGACGAGCACCGGCAAGATCAGCCCGGCCGCGACGCTCCCCGTCGCGCTGGTGATGCTCGAGGCCGTCCGCGACTTCCACGCCGCGACCGGGCGCCGGATCGGTTTCAAGCCCGCGGGCGGCATCCGGACCGCGAAGGACGCCGTCAAGCACTTCGTGCTCGTCCACGAGACGTGCGGCGACGACTGGCTCGACCCGGGCTACTACCGGCTGGGCGCCTCGAGCCTGCTCAACGACCTGCTGCTGCAGCGTCAGCGCATGGCGACCGGGCGCTACTCCGGCCGCGACTACGTGACGGTGGACTAG
- a CDS encoding aldehyde dehydrogenase family protein, with protein MRFEYAPAPESTAVVDVAPSYGLFVDGAFVDPVDGEPFKTVNPATEEVLSEVVAGGPADVDRAVRAARRAYDEVWSRLPGRERGKYLFRIARILQERARELAVLETLDNGKPIRESRDVDVPLAAAHFFYHAGWADKLAYAGFGPDPRPYGVAGQVIPWNFPLLMLAWKVAPALACGNTVVLKPAETTPLTALLFAEICQQADLPPGVVNIVTGAGGTGRSLVEHDGVDKVAFTGSTEVGKAIARSVAGTGKRASLELGGKAANVVFDDAPIDQAVEGIVNGIFFNQGHVCCAGSRLLLQESVAEEVLAALKRRLGTLRLGDPLDKNTDIGAINSPAQLARIRELSDIGEAEGAQRWSPACELPERGYWFPPTLFTGVSQAHRIAREEVFGPVLSVLTFRTPAEAVEKANNTPYGLSAGVWTEKGSRILWMADKLAAGVVWANTFNRFDPTSPFGGYKESGWGREGGRHGLEAYLHG; from the coding sequence GTGCGATTCGAGTACGCCCCCGCCCCGGAGTCGACGGCCGTCGTCGACGTCGCCCCGTCGTACGGGCTGTTCGTCGACGGCGCCTTCGTGGACCCGGTCGACGGCGAGCCGTTCAAGACGGTCAACCCGGCCACGGAGGAGGTCCTCTCCGAGGTCGTCGCCGGCGGCCCCGCCGACGTGGACCGGGCCGTGCGGGCCGCGCGCCGGGCGTACGACGAGGTCTGGTCGCGGCTGCCGGGGCGCGAGCGCGGCAAGTACCTCTTCCGCATCGCCCGCATCCTGCAGGAGCGGGCCCGCGAGCTGGCCGTCCTCGAGACCCTCGACAACGGAAAGCCGATTCGCGAGTCGCGCGACGTGGACGTGCCGCTCGCGGCGGCGCACTTCTTCTACCACGCCGGCTGGGCGGACAAGCTCGCGTACGCCGGCTTCGGCCCCGACCCCAGGCCGTACGGCGTGGCGGGCCAGGTCATCCCGTGGAACTTCCCCCTGCTGATGCTGGCGTGGAAGGTCGCTCCCGCCCTCGCCTGCGGCAACACCGTCGTGCTCAAGCCGGCGGAGACCACGCCGCTGACCGCACTGCTGTTCGCGGAGATCTGCCAGCAGGCCGACCTGCCACCGGGTGTGGTCAACATCGTCACGGGCGCAGGGGGGACCGGGCGCTCCCTCGTCGAGCACGACGGCGTCGACAAGGTCGCGTTCACCGGCTCGACGGAGGTCGGCAAGGCCATCGCCCGCTCGGTGGCCGGCACCGGCAAGCGCGCGTCGCTCGAGCTCGGCGGCAAGGCGGCGAACGTCGTCTTCGACGACGCGCCCATCGACCAGGCCGTCGAGGGCATCGTCAACGGCATCTTCTTCAACCAGGGGCACGTCTGCTGCGCGGGCAGCCGGCTGCTGTTGCAGGAGTCGGTCGCCGAGGAGGTGCTCGCCGCGCTCAAGCGGCGGCTGGGGACGCTGCGCCTCGGCGACCCGCTCGACAAGAACACCGACATCGGCGCGATCAACTCGCCCGCGCAGCTCGCCCGCATCCGCGAGCTCTCCGACATCGGCGAGGCCGAGGGGGCGCAGCGCTGGTCGCCCGCCTGCGAGCTGCCCGAGCGCGGCTACTGGTTCCCGCCGACCCTCTTCACCGGCGTCTCGCAGGCCCACCGCATCGCGCGCGAGGAGGTCTTCGGCCCGGTGCTGTCGGTGCTGACGTTCCGCACGCCGGCCGAGGCCGTCGAGAAGGCCAACAACACGCCGTACGGCCTGTCCGCCGGTGTCTGGACCGAGAAGGGCTCGCGGATCCTCTGGATGGCCGACAAGCTCGCGGCCGGCGTCGTCTGGGCCAACACGTTCAACCGCTTCGACCCCACCTCGCCGTTCGGCGGCTACAAGGAGTCCGGTTGGGGCCGCGAGGGCGGCCGGCACGGGCTGGAGGCCTACCTTCATGGCTGA
- a CDS encoding aldehyde dehydrogenase family protein: MAEQNAAPTNSTARITVRKTYKLYIGGAFPRSESGRSYAVTAADGSFLANAALASRKDARDAVVAARGAFAKWAGATAYNRGQVLYRVAEVLEGRRAQFVDEVGAAEGLDARAAGLVVDAAIDRWVWYAGWSDKIAQVLGGTNPVAGPYFDFSLPEPCGVVAVVAPQQSSLLGLVSVVAPAVVGGCTVVVLASEERPLPAVTLSEVLATSDVPGGVVNVLTGRTAEVAPWLAAHMDVNGLDLAGAAPADVQGLEVAAADNLKRVRRPDPREDWAAEPGLDRLRAFLETKTVWHPVGI; the protein is encoded by the coding sequence ATGGCTGAGCAGAACGCAGCTCCGACGAACAGCACTGCCCGCATCACGGTTCGCAAGACCTACAAGCTCTACATCGGGGGCGCCTTCCCCCGCAGCGAGTCCGGCCGGTCCTACGCCGTGACCGCGGCGGATGGCAGCTTTCTCGCCAACGCGGCCCTCGCCTCCCGCAAGGACGCCCGTGACGCCGTCGTGGCGGCCCGCGGCGCGTTCGCGAAGTGGGCGGGCGCCACGGCGTACAACCGAGGGCAGGTGCTCTACCGGGTCGCCGAGGTGCTCGAGGGCCGGCGCGCCCAGTTCGTCGACGAGGTCGGCGCCGCCGAGGGGCTGGACGCGAGGGCCGCGGGGCTCGTCGTGGACGCCGCGATCGACCGGTGGGTCTGGTACGCCGGCTGGTCGGACAAGATCGCGCAGGTGCTCGGCGGCACTAACCCCGTCGCCGGCCCGTACTTCGACTTCTCGCTGCCCGAGCCCTGCGGGGTCGTGGCCGTCGTGGCCCCGCAGCAGTCCTCGCTGCTCGGCCTCGTGTCCGTCGTCGCGCCGGCCGTCGTCGGCGGCTGCACGGTCGTCGTGCTGGCCAGCGAGGAGCGCCCGCTGCCGGCCGTCACGCTCTCGGAGGTGCTCGCCACCTCCGACGTCCCCGGTGGCGTCGTCAACGTGCTGACCGGGCGCACGGCCGAGGTCGCGCCCTGGCTGGCGGCCCACATGGACGTCAACGGCCTCGACCTGGCCGGCGCCGCGCCCGCGGACGTGCAGGGCCTGGAGGTCGCGGCGGCCGACAACCTCAAGCGCGTACGCCGACCGGACCCGCGCGAGGACTGGGCCGCCGAGCCCGGGCTGGACCGGCTGCGGGCGTTCCTCGAGACCAAGACGGTCTGGCACCCCGTCGGCATCTGA
- a CDS encoding DUF4142 domain-containing protein, which produces MKTKLLVPAALAAAALTLGSAPALAAPVEHSVSRQATAAEARAMDVAWLKAIAASDLFEIRAGQLAIDKAETIGVAALGAVLVADHRKHLAQVRALARAHNVTLPTKLAPADAAAIEKLAALDGLAFDRNWARKQVSAHRKAILLTGETRMVSRNAAVLDLARKTLPVVKMHRDAALGIWIIIAPAEEITDELDQATARVMSHAGH; this is translated from the coding sequence ATGAAGACCAAGCTTCTTGTCCCTGCTGCGTTGGCCGCGGCCGCCCTGACCCTGGGCTCCGCCCCGGCGCTCGCCGCCCCCGTCGAGCACTCGGTGTCCCGACAGGCGACGGCGGCCGAGGCCCGGGCGATGGATGTCGCGTGGCTGAAGGCGATCGCCGCGTCCGACCTGTTCGAGATCCGGGCCGGTCAGCTCGCGATCGACAAGGCCGAGACCATCGGCGTGGCGGCCCTGGGCGCCGTGCTGGTGGCGGACCACCGCAAGCACCTCGCGCAGGTCCGGGCCCTCGCCCGCGCCCACAACGTCACGCTTCCCACCAAGCTGGCGCCCGCGGACGCGGCTGCCATCGAGAAGCTCGCCGCCCTCGACGGCCTCGCCTTCGACCGCAACTGGGCCCGCAAGCAGGTGTCCGCGCACCGCAAGGCCATCCTGCTGACCGGCGAAACGCGCATGGTGAGCCGCAACGCCGCCGTGCTCGACCTCGCCCGCAAGACGCTGCCGGTGGTGAAGATGCACCGCGACGCCGCGCTCGGCATCTGGATCATCATCGCCCCGGCCGAGGAGATCACCGACGAGCTGGACCAGGCCACCGCGCGCGTGATGTCGCACGCCGGCCACTGA